From a region of the Besnoitia besnoiti strain Bb-Ger1 chromosome I, whole genome shotgun sequence genome:
- a CDS encoding hypothetical protein (encoded by transcript BESB_006230): MGKPEHAQKSSRVSRLPALPSHFAPFSAQEEEELNDDEQALLLAQFRQKLNDIHGDAARRADEEEEDDEQLQRLAELGYTKLPNERVLNKANQKAVSAAEQRGQSRGMIAVNDIPGLEQKLEEIRYKPPAGMRRVPWIETLAVVAAPVSGAEKKSEEAEDGDELGEKKKKSIGANQDLEREKYFMRLTSSAAVVALTRLRQRRLKFTRPSDFLAEMLKTDNHMARVRERLAAEKEHLADFEEKKRKKLNKKFNRSSGHKLVREQEEARRRNAELKEIAAWKKEREKNAKQTRSGGEFQDPESAFDAWIKKKDVQTRAEELEQKRLRRKRMRGELQGEREGNKKRQRNRWNRKRK, from the exons ATGGGAAAGCCTGAGCACGCACAGAAGTCTTCGCGGGTCTCGCGCCTTCCGGCGCTGCCTTCTCACTTCGCGCCCTTCTCGGCacaagaggaggaggagctgaaCGACGACGAACAAGCTCTCCTTCTTGCGCAGTTCCGCCAGAAACTGAACGACATccacggcgacgcagcgcgccgtgcagacgaagaagaagaggatgaTGAACAGCTTCAGCGCCTTGCTGAGCTCGGCTACACCAAGCTCCCCAATGAACGGGTCCTCAACAAAGCCA ATCAGAaggccgtctccgccgctgagCAGCGAGGCCAGAGTCGCGGCATGATTGCCGTCAACGATATTCCAG GCCTGGAGCAGAAACTCGAGGAGATCCGCTACAAACCCCCAGCGGGCATGCGCCGGGTGCCGTGGATTGAGACGCTCGCGgtggtcgccgcgcctgtgAGCGGTGCTGAGAAGAAAAGTGAAGAGgctgaggacggcgacgaactcggcgaaaagaaaaagaaatcCATCGGCGCCAACCAGGAtctggagagagaaaaataCTT CATGCGCCTGACCTCGAGCGCGGCTGTGGTGGCGCTCACGCGGcttcggcagcggcgcctcaaGTTCACCCGTCCCTCGGACTTTCTGGCAGAGATGCTGAAGACTGACAATCACatggcgcgcgtgcgcgagcggcTTGCGGCTGAGAAGGAGCATTTGGCGGACttcgaggagaagaagcggaagaagctgaACAAGAAGTTCAATCGCTCGAGCGGGCACAAGCTCGTCCgcgagcaggaggaggcgcgccgccgaaacGCGGAGCTGAAGGAGATCGCCGCGTggaagaaggagcgcgagaagaacgcGAAGCAAACCAGGTCCGGTGGCGAGTTCCAAGATCCTGAGTCGGCCTTCGACGCGTGGATCAAGAAGAAGGACGTGCAGAcccgcgccgaggagctTGAGCAGAAAAGGCTCCGCcggaagcgcatgcgcggcgaactccagggcgagcgcgagggaaACAAGAAACGCCAGCGAAACAGGTGGAACAGAAAGCGAAAGTAA
- a CDS encoding hypothetical protein (encoded by transcript BESB_006240), with translation MTHRLYAAAGHLTGGPPTEASEAGDCDGDFSLKNPRFLAAVCEELKRRDKQGTGLVTADKFNAALADMNVKYGTPEADLIMRYCQVTDDGYVLFKELMLATYKYSKCFEDNVAESIASRATLDRGRLARPPPLPQTCKTAASARASSADALVGTGSSWEAEMKRDAQRRVYTPEITDAIRRLYAQWDRSCLRDWQFKQALQQMDVTVTPEFEKLLSTYGPSGSVTFSQVLQALMTSDSGYLASSSQRKSRSRRASDIPLPTEADRAAFYEPRRNPVTWAQPQALQGIPIDASDVQQHALKLPLTADPRDGQASSAGEASETCLSKGQDSEEEATTATATLHEKFGFLKKLVALYLADRISSTQFRRHLVDGDVPITSELDSLIRAHEADNGGHFTAFVVAVFRAAEESETYRGDMRKAAEEQGEVYRNPRDTPYLVTDQLLPAVGGPVASRRRNSTGCISTPVVTVEEVPEDPVRMKCVFQDADDERLYPTGTRGSAYGGKSDVYLDKFGGRMNVPLDFGAPQHESLALASKASADRSYYGHGDIISWGKTGDAHVPSA, from the coding sequence ATGACGCATCGCCTCTATGCGGCCGCGGGTCACCTGACCGGGGGTCCCCCCACCGAGGCGTCCGAGGCCGGCGACTGTGACGGGGACTTCTCGCTGAAGAATCCGCGGTTTCTGGCGGCTGTCTGCGAGGAGTTGAAGCGCCGGGACAAGCAGGGCACGGGGCTGGTGACGGCTGACAAGTTCAACGCAGCTCTGGCGGACATGAATGTGAAATACGGCACGCCAGAGGCAGACCTGATCATGCGGTACTGCCAAGTGACCGATGACGGGTACGTCCTCTTTAAGGAGCTGATGCTGGCAACGTACAAGTACTCAAAGTGCTTCGAAGACAACGTCGCGGAGAGCATCGCCTCGCGAGCCACTCTCGACCGTGGGCGCCTCgcacggccgccgccgctgccgcagacctGCAAAactgcggcctcggcgcgggcgtcgagcgccgATGCGCTGGTCGGCACGGGGTCTTCCTGGGAAGCCGAGATGAAGCGCGACGCACAGAGACGCGTGTATACCCCCGAGATCACCGACGCGATTCGGCGGCTGTACGCGCAGTGGGatcgcagctgcctgcgagaCTGGCAGTTCAAGCAGGCGCTCCAGCAAATGGACGTGACGGTCACGCCCGAATTCGAGAAGCTGCTCTCGACCTACGGCCCGAGTGGCTCCGTCACCTTTTCGCAGGTGCTTCAGGCGCTCATGACCAGCGACAGCGGCTacctcgcttcctcgtccCAGCGCAAGTcccgcagtcgccgcgcgtctgacATTCCGCTCCCCACCGAGGCTGATCGCGCAGCCTTCTACGAGCCGCGTCGCAACCCCGTCACCTGGGCGCAGCCTCAGGCGCTCCAGGGCATCCCCATCGATGCGAGTGACGtccagcagcacgcgctCAAGCTGCCGCTGACCGCCGACCCACGAGACGGTcaggcctcctccgccggcgaggcgagcgagacgtgTCTCTCCAAGGGGCAGGActcggaggaggaggcgacgacggcgacggcgacgctcCACGAGAAGTTCGGCTTTTTGAAGAAGCTCGTTGCGCTCTACTTGGCTGACCGCATCTCCTCGACGCAGTTCCGGAGGCACCTCGTCGATGGCGACGTCCCGATCACCTCCGAGCTCGACTCGCTCATCCGCGCCCACGAGGCGGACAACGGTGGGCATTTTACCGCTTTCGTTGTCGcggtcttccgcgcggcggaggagagcgagacgtACCGAGGCGACATGCGGAAAGCCGCCGAAGAGCAGGGCGAGGTGTACAGAAACCCTCGAGACACGCCTTACTTGGTGACAGatcagctgctgccggcggtcggcggccccgtcgcctcgcggaggaggaactcCACCGGCTGCATATCTACGCCGGTCGTGACCGTTGAAGAGGTTCCGGAGGATCCTGTCCGCATGAAGTGCGTGTTCCAAGACGCTGACGACGAGAGACTATACCCAACGGGCACCAGAGGAAGCGCGTACGGAGGCAAGTCCGACGTCTACCTGGACAAGTTTGGAGGGCGAATGAACGTCCCCCTCGACTttggcgcgccgcagcacgagtcgctcgcgctcgcgagcAAGGCCTCGGCTGACCGCAGCTACTATGGCCATGGTGACATCATCTCCTGGGGAAAGACTGGGGACGCGCACGTCCCCAGTGCCTGA
- a CDS encoding hypothetical protein (encoded by transcript BESB_006220) has protein sequence MSDSEPTAEMAAARAPGASSPRPAGDAFSVSTLPLSARRAGAGGLDTARVAPSISSSALNTSLEKEVYEYIPDPAVSLAPQTSQADALSGAPVRAFRAKSCDVDEESLEPGVAFETFRGKTYKTTQFDQGFAKQPTMRRRMTRAFETMADFELSPAASQRGGESVQHVSSMSIFELGNTCFETPLGRLQRLRMEVEEMLDFVSSFIVRERVNDDGDAEAKDAETNGGPVLRTMYTQKILTPEEKQTLLFGRDPVSLMGELDCLRMQILSVMNDPSLQRLLAGVEPTTGKKSGSQLLLQHLSQVQQNLQTVASACTKEAGDAPAEQKKEDQEKAAEPQGDTGAARVVAGSTGSTGEAANAGTTQYDIYCVPSLRPLLESSRVATLERRLAQVEGRIGMSSISLLPFADLQQAVTAISQKISLLDQAKIEQLHKRTQSLLHELHALQHRRREMDSHVAPQLDRHGDSEGRNSDGGRDAKGGSRAGAGDDQRVEDMFDLCERWKSAAAALPSVVERLRALKTLHQEAGGISVRLGVIEEQQGELQSMLTSAEENVERLQQTVMETVAWARNTVEALQWRLQRLEHGDETERSTKSATNREKGKLKEELTKSKGDKELKPMAAGQADAEKENKGGEAIEPVEKAKAEAAGTQEDAGAAVRPEEKEDATDAAEAPAEES, from the exons ATGTCAGACAGCGAACCCACGGCGGAGAtggcagctgcgcgtgccccgggcgcgtcttctcctcgcccagcTGGCGACGCCTTCTCGGTCTCTACGctccctctctcggcgcggcgcgcgggcgcgggcggcctgGACACGGCACGCGTAGCCCCCTCGatttcgtcttctgcgctgaACACTTCCTTGGAAAAGGAGGTCTATGAGTACATTCCAGATCCCGCAGTCTCCCTTGCGCCGCAGACGTCGCAGGCCGACGCGCTCTCCGGGGCCCCCGTGCGCGCCTTCAGGGCGAAGAGCTGCGATGTCGACGAGGAGAGCCTGGAGCCCGGCGTGGCCTTCGAGACCTTCCGCGGCAAAACGTACAAGACGACGCAGTTCGACCAAGGCTTCGCCAAGCAGCCCACGATGAGACGGCGCATGACTCGCGCCTTCGAAACAATGGCGGACTTCGagctctcgcctgcagcctcgcaACGGGGCGGCGAAAGCGTCCAACACGTCTCCTCG ATGTCGATTTTCGAGCTCGGAAACACGTGCTTCGAGACGCCTTTGGGAAGactccagcgcctgcgcatggAGGTCGAGGAGATGCTGGACTTTGTTTCTTCCTTCATTGTCCGGGAGCGCGTGaacgacgacggagacgcggaagccaAGGACGCAGAAACGAACGGCGGACCGGTGCTGAGAACGATGTACACGCAGAAGATCCTGACGCCtgaggagaagcagacgctGCTCTTTGGCCGCGATCCCGTCTCCCTCATGGGGGAACTCGATTGCCTCCGCATGCAG ATTCTGAGCGTGATGAACGACCCGTCGCTCCAGCGActgctcgccggcgtcgaaCCAACCACGGGCAAGAAGAGCGGCAGCCAGCTGCTTCTCCAGCATCTGTCGCAAGTGCAACAAAACCTTCAGACAGTCGCCAGCGCATGCACGAAGGaagctggcgacgcgccagCAG agcagaagaaggaggatcaagagaaggccgcagagcccCAGGGAGACACCGGGGCggcccgcgtcgtcgcgggctCGACGGGCTCGACAGGAGAAGCTGCGAACGCCGGAACGACTCAATACGACATCTACTGCGTCCCTTCACTCAGGCCTCTGCTGGAAAGCAGCAG AGTCGCGACGCTCGagaggcgtctcgcgcaggTCGAGGGCCGCATTGGGATGAGCAGCATCAGCTTGTTGCCCTTCGCCGACCTCCAGCAGGCTGTCACAGCCATCTCCCAGAAGATCTCCTTGCTCGATCAAGCGAAAATTGAGCAGCTGCACAAGCGCACGCAA tcCCTGCTTCACGAGTTGCATGCGCTCCAGCACCGGCGGCGAGAGATGGATTCGCACGTGGCTCCGCAGCTCGACCGCCACGGCGATTCCGAGGGGCGAAACAGCGatggaggccgcgacgcaaAGGGCGGTTCGCGAGCCGGGGCGGGGGATGACCAGCGTGTCGAGGATATGTTTGATCTTTGTGAACGCTGgaagagcgccgctgcggcgctacCCTCCGTCGTCGAACGCCTCAGGGCCTTGAAAACCCTCCACCAAGAGGCAGGCGGCATTTCTGTGCGCCTCGGAG tgATTGAAGAGCAACAGGGCGAGCTTCAGTCGATGCTCACGTCGGCAGAGGAGAACGTcgagcgtctgcagcagactGTGATGGAGACTGTCGCGTGGGCGCGCAATACAGTCGAGGCGCTCCAGTGGCGTCTTCAGCGCCTGGAGCACGGTgacgagacagagaggtCGACGAAGAGCGCAACCaacagagagaagggaaaGCTTAAAGAAGAACTCACCAAGTCAAAGGGAGACAAGGAATTGAAGCCGATGGCTGCAGGCCAGGCAGatgcggagaaggagaacaagggcggcgaggcgattGAGCCCGTTGAAAAAGCAAAGGCTGAGGCAGCAGGCACACAGGAAGACGCTGGAGCAGCGGTGAGGcccgaagaaaaagaggacgcaacagacgcggcagaagcgcccgcggaggaATCGTGA
- a CDS encoding hypothetical protein (encoded by transcript BESB_006200) yields MSSREHREGATAGNASYVELSHPDNSIPVNRFVTPLHIVPEWYFLAYYAVLKVIPSKTRKQKSENNAMSHGFCTPRRTGSQYRV; encoded by the exons ATGTCCAGCAGGGAACATCGAGAGGGAGCCACGGCAGGCAACGCTAG ctatgtcgaattatcgcacccagataactccataccagtgaaccggtttgtaactccgcttcatatcgtacctgaatggtactttttagcatattatgcggtgttaaaagtaatcccatccaaaacgAGGAAACAGAAAAGCGAAAACAATGCGATGTCTCACGGCTTCTGCACTCCACGTCGCACCGGATCTCAATATAGGGTCTGA
- a CDS encoding hypothetical protein (encoded by transcript BESB_006250): MNTCPTGVLTGGGDAAEIDEGDEERNAARRLLHASSRRSPSPDLPEDCATCGSSTPDSHSVSPVEHCYAEECLQSLDGPDIFGTEALETVCCVDILDSSYKPDVQQVLALWALALVTATSLLLVGFFGSFRYLRLDGSLDLSQNIWREELFLSAVLQFMVTLLGVAFGFMALAGHAQLGTSCKVQSLQRFFTWCLVLHIAAALFCLVTAIKLTACNVVSSQSLPEVSSMPLSPPLHASRFFSHFPRFPPSLVSSSGPSQPLRSRAPLNPKPFPASSPAAGDGLPASSHSFDATELRPKTLRPPHEASVPAASGSLSLSPELPPSAAASSAPPQHHVPAPGDVPLPSAFSSAPASSSSSASLSPPSAGGTKKAVPVSIYSAPTVAPSERPSSPLTPPAVPITAANGGAAPLVDERNTAASTAPSPSFVPSPLREGTNELQSAGSPLMDSSSSKLFDSDELAAEGARVEASAPAEANRAAVAFLSSPVSSSVSGEVSGASPAAHAQDLPQPSLSPEGSSAASSDLADDRPEAGLQGGMETGDAAPPRGGVAAPKRRASERRASESRASAASALEGDSGRVDVKPPRASLVPALSDPPAEQPLFLELPPSDPWRDSRQPQQVATTSPLSSLANLALGTFQDQSNRGHIITRAYFLPNSDEPFSIAFDRTSASRPLSRASTSSAFRRSSPVFSGSLSLSVGKPAASSVRARRSLFKRENQDGPGDTRHEESGESGKGELSLPGSISKEAPLYRKMVISAIAVNFFGFALHALCFAATWRVASKLGRLFGLKMPRIPF, encoded by the coding sequence ATGAACACCTGTCCGACTGGCGTTTTGACGGGTGGCGGCGATGCTGCAGAGATCGatgagggcgacgaggagcggaacgcggcgcgcaggctccTGCACGCTTcgtcgcgtcgctcgccgtctcctgaCCTGCCAGAAGACTGCGCAACCTGCGGGAGTTCGACGCCCGATTCTCACAGCGTCTCGCCCGTGGAGCACTGCTACGCGGAGGAGTGTCTCCAGTCTCTCGACGGACCTGATATCTTTGGGACGGAGGCGTTGGAAACCGTGTGCTGCGTGGACATTCTTGACTCGTCCTACAAGCCCGACGTGCAGCAAGTCCTGGCGCTCTGGGCTCTCGCCTTGGTGACCGCGACGAGTCTGCTTCTAGTTGGTTTTTTCGGATCTTTTCGGTATCTGCGCCTCGATGGGAGTCTGGATCTCTCGCAAAACATCTGGAGGGAGGagcttttcctctctgctgtgCTGCAGTTCATGGTGACGCTTCTCGGTGTTGCCTTCGGCTTCATGGCGCTCGCCGGTCATGCGCAGCTCGGCACGTCGTGCAAAGTTCAATCCCTCCAGAGGTTCTTCACGTGGTGCCTGGTGCTGCACATCGCCGCGGCCTTGTTCTGCCTGGTAACGGCGATCAAACTAACTGCGTGCAACGTCGTTTCTTCCCAGTCGCTCCCCGAAGTCTCATCCATGCcactctcgcctcctctgcacgCTTCGCGCTTTTTTTCGCACTTTCCCCGCTTTCCTCCGTCGCTGGTTTCTTCGTCAGGACCTAGCCAGCCGCTCCGATCCCGTGCTCCTTTAAACCCTAAGCCATTTCCTGCGTCGTCCCCTGCGGCGGGGGACGGACTTCCCGCTTCATCTCACTCGTTTGATGCAACTGAGCTCCGGCCTAAGACTCTCAGGCCGCCTCACGAGGCGTCTGTCCCCGCCGCGTCAGGttcgctttctctgtctcctgagcttcctccgtctgctgcggcctcctcggcgcctccccAGCATCACGTCCCTGCGCCAGGGGAcgtgccgctgccctcggccttctcgtctgcgcctgcgtcctcgtcgtcttctgcttctctttcGCCGCCTTCAGCGGGGGGAACGAAGAAGGCCGTCCCTGTCTCCATCTATTCTGCACCGACGGTTGCGCCCTCCGagcggccttcttcgcctctcacTCCCCCTGCAGTCCCTATCACAGCTGCCAACGGTGGTGCCGCTCCTTTGGTCGACGAGCGAAACACCGCTGCGTCTACTGCGCCTTCACCATCATTCGTTCCCTCTCCGCTTCGAGAGGGAACGAACGAGCTACAGTCAGCTGGATCGCCTCTCATGGACAGTTCGAGTTCTAAATTGTTCGATTCGGATGAATTGGCTGCAGAGGGAGCCAGGGTGGAGGCGTCCGCCCCTGCAGAAGCGAAtcgcgctgctgtcgcaTTTCTTagctcgcctgtctcttcctCGGTCTCTGGAGAGGTCAGCGGCGCGTCCCCGGCGGCTCATGCTCAGGACCTTCCGCAGCCCAGCCTTTCGCCTGAGGGATCCTCTGCAGCGAGTTCTGATCTCGCCGACGATCGCCCTGAAGCTGGCCTACAGGGAGGAATGGAGACAGgtgacgcggcgcctccgcgcggcggcgtggctgcgccgaaaaggcgcgcctccgaaaggcgcgcctcagagagtcgggcgtcggcggcgtccgcgctggAAGGCGACTCAGGGAGAGTCGACGTAAAGCCcccgcgcgcttctcttGTGCCTGCCCTTTCAGATCCACCCGCAGAGCAGCCCCTTTTTCTTGAGCTGCCACCGTCGGACCCGTGGCGGGACtctcgccagccgcagcaggTTGCCACGACCTCACCTCTGTCTAGCCTGGCGAACCTCGCACTAGGCACCTTTCAGGACCAGAGTAACAGGGGGCATATCATTACTCGCGCGTACTTTTTGCCAAACTCAGACGAACCATTCAGTATTGCGTTCGACCGGACATCGGCTTCGCGACCactgtcgcgcgcgtccacGTCTTCTGCCTTTCGTCGGTCGTCACCTGTTTTTTCGGGatctttgtctctctctgtgggGAAGCCGGCCGCCTCTTCTGTTCGCGCCCGGCGATCCTTATTCAAAAGAGAAAATCAGGACGGGCCCGGCGACACAAGGcacgaggagagcggagagagcgggaAAGGTGAACTCTCTCTCCCGGGTTCAATTTCGAAGGAGGCTCCTCTCTATCGAAAAATGGTGATCTCTGCGATCGCAGTGAACTTCTTCGGTTTCGCTCTGCACGCACTCTGCTTTGCCGCCACCTGGCGCGTTGCGAGCAAACTCGGGAGGCTCTTTGGACTGAAAATGCCCAGAATTCCCTTCTGA
- a CDS encoding hypothetical protein (encoded by transcript BESB_006210) — translation MMDAGCGNESKGLLGHCCYGDHPLTSEHDDETGDKHCCSSPCRCVGSEKAIHAALSVFASLSPSSVRPAQRSVRQEDFMEKTFLTDDGELRSHSLAAALGEDRDLHFVEVCTCRQPEGHEMQTGVRLPIEEKARYDDNAEAETDVELGGSPQSTETSDVATAAPEIPRWMLQKLALTFSFVAIVSCWGVIDVGIEAMAPVGDVRQTWFYGAMLGISAFLTLAVHISKLPANAFVIVLSAGLSFFLAVGGWGFVNSIVFFAAGASEAMKIFYFTCFFSVAVVFIVTYIWFVDPAFSVDLIGCLL, via the exons ATGATGGACGCGGGATGCGGCAACGAGTCGAAAGGCCTACTTGGACATTGCTGCTACGGCGATCACCCCCTGACCAGCGAGCACGACGACGAGACAGGCGACAAGCACTGTTGCTCGTCTCCGTGCCGCTGCGTAGGCAGCGAAAAGGCGATTCACGCCGCACTCTCTGTGTTTGCGAGTttgtcgccgtcgtccgtTCGACCTGCTCAGCGATCTGTGAGACAAGAGGACTTTATGGAGAAGACCTTCCTCACAGACGATGGCGAATTGCGTTCGCACAGTCTAgccgctgcgctcggcgAAGATCGCGACCTGCACTTCGTAGAGGTCTGCACCTGCAGGCAGCCGGAAGGGCACGAGATGCAAACGGGGGTGAGGCTTCCCATCGAAGAAAAAGCCCGATACGACGACAATGCAGAAGCGGAAACCGACGTGGAGCTTGGCGGATCTCCGCAGTCGACTGAGACGAGCGACGTGGCCACAGCCGCACCCGAGATTCCTCGTTGGATGCTGCAGAAACTAG CCCTCACCTTCTCGTTCGTCGCCATCGTCTCGTGCTGGGGTGTCATT GACGTCGGCATTGAGGCGATGGCCCCTGTGGGCGATGTGAGGCAGACCTGGTTTTACGGAGCGATGCTGGGCATCTCCGCCTTTCTCACCCTGGCTGTGCACATCTCCAAGCTCCCTGCAAATGCGTTCGTTATCGTTTTGT CGGCCGGtctgtctttcttcctcgccgtcggagGCTGGGGCTTCGTG AACTCTAttgtcttcttcgcagcgGGTGCGAGCGAGGCTATGAAGATCTTTTATTTCACGTGCTTCTTTTCCGTCGCAGTTGTGTTCATTGTGACGTACATATGGTTCGTCGACCCCGCGTTCAGTGTCGATTTGATCGGCTGCCTCTTGTGA